GGTCCCCGAGTACTTTCCGAATTCAGAAGAGGATCAGACGGTCAGGTTTTCCTTCATGTTCATGGAACGCGACGGCGCGAATTGGAGTGACTGGCAGTACGCCCACGGTCCGGAGAGCCCACCGGGAATGATCATCCCAAAGAGACCAGGGTAATTCGAGCCGGTCCAGTCAGGACGTCGACAACCCGCGCTGCACGGCGGGGCGCGCGGCAATGACATCGAGCCAGCGGCGAACGTTCGGGTAGTCCTCGATGTCGAGCCCGAATCGTTGGTGGTACCGGATCCACGGGAAGCACGCGATGTCGGCGATCGAGTACTCTCCGGCGAGAAACTCGGCCTCCTCGAGCTGGCGATCCAACACGCCGAAGATCCGCTCGGCCTCGGTGACGAATCTCTCGACCGCGTGCGGCACGGGCTCCGGCGCACGGTTGAGGAAATAGCCGGTCTGACCGAGAGAGGGACCGACCGCACTCGCCTGAAACATCAGCCACGGGATGACCTGCCACCGGTCGACCGGATTCTGCGGCAGGAGCTGGCCGCTCTTCTCACCGAGGTAGAGCAGAATCGCCGCTGATTCGAAGATCCGCAGCTCCGTGCCGTCCGGTCCGTTCCGGTCGACAATCGCCGGGACCTTGCCGTTGGGGTTGATGGCGAGGTATTCGGGCTTCTTCTGCTCACCCTCACCCAGGTTGACGGGGTGGAGCTCGTACTCGAGCCCGGTTTCCTCGAGCATGATCCGTATTTCGAATCCGTTGGGCGTCCACCACGTATAGAATTCGATCATCGGCGCTCCCTTTGGCTCACAACATACCCGACCCCTGTCACGCTTCCGATTCGAATCGCCTAACCGATGAAGGCACGTCGGCCAAACGGGTTCCCCCATCCAGCCACCCACGGCAAAACGGCCCGAGATGTCACACTCCCAGGGACTTCCCATAATCTTGTTGCCGTAAAGCCGTCGAGCCGTCCGGCCGCAGAGCCTTTTTGGGAGCGCTACAATGGCGGGCGGAATCGAGTAAAGGAGGCTCTCCAATGACCAAGAAAATCGGTGTCATTCTCTCCGGATGCGGCGTCTACGACGGTGCCGAGATTCACGAGTCGGTGGTAACGCTGTTGGCGATCGACCGTGCGGGGGCGGAGGCCGTGATGTGCGCGCCAAATACCGAGCAGCTGCACGTCGTCAACCACCTCACCGGCGAGGTCGAGGAGGGTGCGAGCCGCAACGTG
This DNA window, taken from Acidobacteriota bacterium, encodes the following:
- a CDS encoding glutathione S-transferase N-terminal domain-containing protein, which gives rise to MIEFYTWWTPNGFEIRIMLEETGLEYELHPVNLGEGEQKKPEYLAINPNGKVPAIVDRNGPDGTELRIFESAAILLYLGEKSGQLLPQNPVDRWQVIPWLMFQASAVGPSLGQTGYFLNRAPEPVPHAVERFVTEAERIFGVLDRQLEEAEFLAGEYSIADIACFPWIRYHQRFGLDIEDYPNVRRWLDVIAARPAVQRGLSTS